A single genomic interval of Syntrophaceae bacterium harbors:
- a CDS encoding DUF3553 domain-containing protein: MEETRRIYLKMGDRVVHLRYPHWGTGMVVEEQNSTVLGGNSFVKIVFRDGRVRVFDNNFAHAWCCYYAGIRRCT; this comes from the coding sequence GTGGAAGAGACACGACGCATCTATCTGAAAATGGGGGACAGGGTCGTTCACCTGCGTTACCCGCACTGGGGCACGGGCATGGTGGTGGAGGAGCAGAACTCCACCGTACTCGGCGGGAACTCCTTCGTGAAGATCGTCTTCCGGGACGGCCGCGTCCGCGTCTTCGACAATAATTTCGCCCACGCCTGGTGCTGCTACTACGCGGGAATCCGCCGCTGCACATGA
- a CDS encoding bifunctional nuclease family protein — translation MFIEMKVSGLTIDPLTNTPIVILKDLEGKRAVPIWIGLFEASAIATELEKISFSRPMTHDLMRDLLKILEAKVQKIEIVDLRNNTFFACIHLRRNGDTLIVDSRPSDAIALALRVNCPIFIDEKVIEKSRNIDFAKKVDELDKKKTEELKEFLENLPEEDFGKYKM, via the coding sequence ATGTTCATCGAGATGAAGGTGTCCGGTCTGACCATCGACCCGCTGACCAACACGCCCATCGTGATCCTGAAGGACCTCGAGGGCAAGCGGGCGGTGCCCATCTGGATCGGGCTCTTCGAGGCCAGCGCCATCGCCACCGAGCTCGAGAAGATCAGCTTCTCGCGCCCGATGACGCACGATCTCATGCGGGACCTGCTAAAGATCCTCGAGGCGAAAGTCCAGAAAATCGAGATCGTCGATCTGAGGAACAACACCTTCTTCGCCTGCATCCACCTGAGGCGAAACGGCGATACGCTCATCGTCGACTCGCGGCCGAGCGACGCCATCGCCCTGGCCTTGCGGGTCAACTGCCCCATCTTCATCGACGAGAAAGTGATCGAGAAATCCCGAAACATCGACTTCGCCAAGAAGGTCGACGAGCTGGACAAGAAGAAGACGGAAGAACTCAAGGAGTTTCTGGAGAATCTTCCCGAGGAGGACTTCGGGAAGTATAAAATGTGA
- the xerC gene encoding tyrosine recombinase XerC yields MEKAIEAFEAHLTAERNLSPHTRRSYLADLRQFRAFLEQNGLLPPGGSGPEQLAAIDHMAVRSFLGSLVRRKVRKVTVVRKIAALRTFFSYLIREGRVRVNPAEMVQAPRADKHLPAFLPVEEMFSLLDLPFPDDVDGARDRAMLELFYSSGIRVSELTGLNLGDLDMQQGLIKVRGKGRKERIVPVGGQALRSLERYLAKRGERARTARAAEADPPLFLSRSGTRITPRSVARVIDRCVTQSGISKKVSPHTLRHSFATHLLDAGADLRAIQEMLGHESLSTTQKYTSVSVAKLMEIYDRAHPKAKG; encoded by the coding sequence ATGGAGAAGGCCATCGAGGCATTCGAGGCGCACCTGACGGCGGAGAGGAACCTGAGCCCTCACACCCGTCGCAGCTACCTGGCCGACCTCAGGCAGTTCCGGGCGTTCCTGGAACAAAACGGGCTGCTCCCCCCGGGAGGAAGCGGGCCGGAGCAACTGGCGGCCATCGACCACATGGCCGTTCGTTCGTTTCTGGGTTCGCTGGTCCGCCGGAAGGTCCGGAAGGTGACGGTCGTGCGGAAGATCGCGGCGCTGCGCACCTTCTTCAGTTACCTCATCCGGGAGGGCAGAGTCCGGGTGAACCCGGCCGAGATGGTCCAGGCCCCGAGAGCCGATAAGCATCTTCCCGCCTTCCTTCCGGTGGAGGAGATGTTTTCGCTTCTCGACCTGCCGTTTCCGGACGACGTGGACGGGGCCAGGGACCGGGCCATGCTGGAGCTGTTCTACTCCTCGGGCATCCGCGTCAGCGAGCTTACGGGGCTCAACCTGGGTGACCTGGACATGCAGCAGGGTCTCATCAAGGTCCGGGGAAAGGGAAGGAAGGAGCGGATCGTGCCGGTGGGCGGCCAGGCCCTGCGGTCTTTGGAGCGGTACCTGGCGAAGCGGGGCGAAAGGGCTCGAACGGCGAGAGCGGCGGAGGCGGACCCCCCGCTGTTCCTGAGCCGCAGCGGCACGAGGATCACCCCCCGCAGCGTTGCGCGGGTCATCGACCGCTGCGTCACGCAGAGCGGGATCAGCAAGAAGGTGAGTCCCCACACGCTGCGGCACAGCTTTGCGACGCACCTGCTGGACGCAGGGGCCGATCTGAGAGCGATCCAGGAGATGCTGGGCCACGAGAGCCTGTCGACGACGCAGAAGTACACGTCCGTGAGCGTGGCGAAGCTCATGGAGATCTACGATCGCGCTCACCCCAAAGCAAAGGGGTGA
- the hslV gene encoding ATP-dependent protease subunit HslV encodes MNKKLHGTTILAIRHKDKVVVAGDGQVTFDQTIIKHGARKVRRLFHNRVIVGFAGATADAFTLFDRFDQKLEQYNGNLLRAAVELTKDWRTDRVLRHLEALMIAVSRNDFLVISGNGDVIESDDNVAAIGSGGPYAQAAARALVRHSDLDAAEIARESMRIASELCIYTNDRVTLEEIDLSAEEEPEPERKAKGKR; translated from the coding sequence ATGAACAAGAAGCTGCACGGCACCACCATCCTCGCCATCCGGCACAAGGACAAGGTCGTCGTCGCAGGCGACGGCCAGGTCACCTTCGACCAGACGATCATCAAGCACGGGGCGCGCAAGGTCCGCAGGCTGTTCCACAACCGGGTCATCGTCGGGTTTGCGGGCGCCACGGCCGACGCCTTCACGCTCTTCGACCGCTTCGACCAGAAGCTCGAGCAGTACAACGGCAACCTGTTGAGGGCGGCCGTGGAGCTGACGAAGGACTGGCGCACGGACCGGGTGCTGCGGCACCTGGAGGCCCTCATGATCGCCGTGAGCCGGAACGATTTCCTCGTCATCTCGGGAAACGGCGACGTGATCGAGTCCGACGACAACGTGGCCGCCATCGGCTCGGGCGGTCCCTACGCGCAGGCGGCGGCCCGCGCCCTGGTGAGGCACTCCGATCTCGATGCCGCGGAGATCGCCCGGGAGTCCATGCGGATCGCCTCGGAACTCTGCATCTACACCAACGACCGCGTGACACTGGAGGAGATCGACCTGAGCGCCGAGGAGGAGCCGGAGCCGGAGCGCAAGGCGAAGGGGAAACGGTAG